GAGACGTCCTCGCGGAGGCGGTCCTTCTGGTTCGGCTTCTCGCCGAGGACGGCGTCGAAGGAGGCCATCGCGATCGGGACCAGGTCGGGGTGGGCGACCCAGGAGCCGTCGAAGCCGTCGCCGGCCTCGCGGTCCTTGTCGGCCTTGACCTTCTCGAACGCGACCTTGTTGACCTCGGCGTCCTTGCGGGACGGGATGAAGGCCGCCATGCCGCCGATCGCGTGCGCGCCGCGCTTGTGGCAGGTGCGGACGAGGAGTTCGGTGTACGCGCGCATGAACGGGGCCGTCATCGTGACCGCGTTGCGGTCCGGAAGGACGAACTTGGCTCCGCCGTCACGGAAGTTCTTGACGATGGAGAAGAGGTAGTCCCAGCGGCCCGCGTTCAGTCCCGCGGCGTGGTCGCGGAGCTCGTAGAGGATCTCCTCCATCTCGTACGCGGCCGTGATGGTCTCGATGAGGACCGTGGCGCGGACGGTGCCCTGCGGGATGCCGACGTAGTCCTGGGCGAAGACGAAGATGTCGTTCCAGAGGCGGGCCTCCAGGTGCGACTCCGTCTTCGGGAGGTAGAAGTACGGGCCCTTGCCGAGGTCGATCAGACGCTGGGCGTTGTGGAAGAAGTAGAGGCCGAAGTCGACGAGCGCGCCGGGCACCGGGCGTCCGTCGAAGGTGAGGTGACGCTCCTCCAGGTGCCAGCCGCGCGGCCGCATGACGACCGTGGCGAGCTGGTCGGCCGGCTTCAGGGCATACGACTTGCCCGACTTCGGGTCCGTGAAGTCGATCTTCCGGGTGTACGCGTCGATCAGGTTGACCTGACCCAGGACCACGTTCTCCCAGGTGGGCGCGGAGGCGTCCTCGAAGTCGGCGAGCCAGACCTTCGCGCCGGAGTTGAGCGCGTTGATCGTCATCTTGCGGTCGGTCGGGCCGGTGATCTCGACGCGGCGGTCGTTCAGGGCCGCCGGGGCCGGCGCGACCTTCCAGGAGTCGTCGGCGCGGATCGCGGCGGTCTCCGGAAGGAAGTCCAGGGTGGACGTACGGGCGATCTCGGCGCGACGCTCCGCTCGGCGGGCGAGGAGCTCGTCCCGGCGCGGGGTGAACCGCCGGTGCAGTTCGGCGACGAAGGCCAGGGCGGCCTCGGTGAGCACCTCCTCCTGACGCGGGAGGGGCTCGGCATCGACGACGGCCAGGGGGGACGGCGCTGGTGCGGACATGAACTGTCACTTCCTTCAGCGGACTTCACGGGCGGTGCCAGGCGGCCGCCGGGCGTCACGGGACGGCACTGAGTGCCGCAGGCGCCGAGATACGGCCGCGAGAGCCCTCTGCACGAACAAGGGCTTCTGAAGAGTGGATACTAGTTTCCTCATGGTGGAAGTTCAATGGTTTGTTGATGTCGAGATTCTCTGGATCGACAGAACATGGCGCTCAGTGCCATCCCGTTCACTCCAGGTGCGACAGATCCGCCTCCGTGTCGATGTCGTAGGGCTCGGCCACATCCGAACAGTCCACCAGCGTGATCGCATCCCGGTGCGCCGCCAGATAGTCCCGCGCGCCCCGGTCACCCACCGCCCCCTCGGCGATCCCCGCCCAGCGGTCCGCGCCGAACAGCACCGGATGGCCCCGCTTCCCCTCGTACGAGGCCGCCACCAGCGAATCCCGTGAGCCGTACGCCGCCCGGACCCGGGCCACGGCCTCCGCCCCGATCCCCGGCTGATCGACCAGGAACACGAGCGCCGCGTCCACGCCCCGCGGATCGGCGGCCAGCGAACCGAGCCCGACCCGCAGCGAGGCCCCCATTCCCTCCGCCCACTCCGGGTTGTCCACGAGTACGCACCCGGGCAGCTCCGCCCGCTCCCGTACGACCTCGGCCGACGCCCCGAGCACCACGTGCACCACCTCGCACCCGGCCGCGCGCAACACCCCCACGGCATGCTCGACCAGCGGCCGCCCCCGATGCGGGAGCAAGGCCTTGGGCCGCCCCCCGAGCCGCCTCCCACCCCCGGCGGCGAGCAGCAGTCCGGCGACGACGGGGGTTCGATCACGTGTCGTTGTCATGGGGACTGCATACCTCATGAGACGGAATCACACGGTCGCCTGAATTCCGCCCACCAAGGGTGGCGCGGGGGGTGGCGAAGGAGTTAACTGACCCCCACTCACGGCGCCCGACCGCCGACCGGGGGGGGTCGGCTCGGAGTGTTCGGAGTGTCCGGAGTGTTCGTCGTACGGAGTTCTGCGCACAGTGTTGTGCGGGGGGAGAACCATGTTGCGAAGCGTGGGGCAGAGGCGAGTGACCGGCGAGGGCATGGACCCCAGGGTGGCCGAACTGCGGTCCGCCGTCTCCCGGCTCCGGCGCGAACTGGCCGCGCTCCGGGTCGATTTCGCCGACCGCGGCATCGCCGAGGACGAGCTCGCCGCCCTCGACGCCATGGCGCTCAGCGGCGACCCCGAGGTGCGGCGGCTGCGCCGCTCGCTGCTGCTCGTCGCGGGCTGCGTCGGCTCCGTCAGCGCCCTCGCCGAGGCGCTCGCCGGGGTCCGGCGCGCGGTCGAGCTCTTCGGTCCCCCGCAGCCCGGGCAGTAGACCGGCGGCCGGCCTCTGACCGGCCCCCGGAGGCCCCTCCGGAGCGGGACCTTCGGGTACCCGGGAGGGGTTTGCAGGGCCCTGTGCGATGGCCGAACCGGAGAGAAAGCTTCCATCCTGAAGGCAGGCCCGTTCCGGCGGGCCCGACCGGAAGGTGGTGGTGGACGTGGAGGCCACGGGTGACGAGTTGCCGCGGGGCGCCCCGGTTCCCGGCGGTCCCGACCCGCTGGGAGACCCGTATCTGCGGACACGATTCGCCCTGCCGAGCCGCCCCGGCACGTTCCTGCGCCGTGACCGGCTGGTCGAGCACCTCGAACAGGCCCTGCTGACCCCGCTGACCGTGGTCAACGGCAGTGCGGGGGCCGGCAAGACCCTCCTGGTCGCCGACTGGGCCGCGAACCTGGGGCGGCCGGTCGCCTGGCTCGCCCTCGATGCGGCGGTCGAGGGTCCGGGGATGTTCTGGGCCCATCTGCTCCAGTCCCTGAACGCCGCCGGTGTACCGGCGCCCACCGCCGTCGGCTTCCCCGCCGACGCGACGCGGGTCCCCCACACGCTCCTGAGCCGACTCGCCTGGGCACTCGCCGGGCGCGACCGGCCCGTCACCGTGGTCATCGACGAGTTCGAGCGGATGACCGACCCCGAGGTCGGGCGGCAGCTGGAGTTCGTCCTGCGGCACGCGAGGCCGGGACTGCGCCTCGTCCTCGTCAGCCGTACCGAACCCCTCCTCCCGCTCCACCGCTACCGCCTCGCCGGTGAGATGACCGAGATCCGGGACGCCGAGCTGGCCTTCACCACCGAGGAGGCGGTCGACCTCCTCGAACTGCACGGGCTGTCACTGTCCGTCCCGGTGGCACGGGCGCTGGTGGAGCGCACCCGGGGATGGGCGGCCGGCCTCCGGCTGAGCGCCCTGGCCGCGCGGTCGACCCCGGATCCCGAGCGCTATCTGAAGGAGTTCGAGGCGGGGCGCAGCACGATCGCCGACTTCCTGCTGGCCGAGGTGCTGGAACGGCAGACACCGGAGACGCAGGACCTGCTGCTGCGGATCAGCGTGCTGGACCGCTTCTGCCCCGAGCTGGCGGACGAGCTGACCCGGCGGCGCGACGCCGCGACGATCCTGGCCGCGCTGCACCGCGCCAACGCCTTCGTCGAGGACTTCGGGCAGGGCTGGTACCGGCTCCACCCGTTGTTCCGGGAGATCCTCCGGGCCCATCTGCGCCAACGCGCCCCCGGCCTCGAGCAGGAGCTGCACCGGCGCGCCGCGCACTGGCTGCGGCGCTTCGGCACGCTCCCCGAGATGCTGGCGCACGGCGCCGCCGCCCAGGACTGGACGTACATGGCCCGGGCCCTGGTCGAGGACCTGGCGATCGGACAGCTCTTCACCGGCCTCGGCTCCGTGGAGCCGGCGGACTGGTTCGCCGGGATGGAGGGAGAGGCGCCCGACCCGTCCCTGAACCTCGTCCGCGCCGCGTGCGAGCTGTCCCGCCCGGCTCTCGACGGCGGCCTGGCGCACCTGCGCCGCGCGGCGGAACAACTGGCGGCCGACGACCGCGGCTCCCCGGCGGCCCTGCTGAGCTGCGCCCTGCTCGAGGCGCTCGCCGGACGGCTGGCCGGCTCGGCGCACCAGGCCGAGCGCGCCACCCGGGCGGCCCGACGGCTGATGCCGCAGCTGCCCTCCCGGCTGCTGGACGGGCACCCGGAACTCACCGCCCTCCTGCTGACCCACGTGGGCTCCGCGCGGCTGTGGGCCGGACACCGCGACGAGGCCCGGGCCGCCCTCACCGCGGTGACCCGCGGTCCCCGTACGGCGTCCACGGTCCTCCCGCGGATGGAGGCGCTGGAACACCTGGCGCTCGTCGAGCACCTCGACGGCCGGCCGAGCGCGGCGGAACGCAAGGTCTTCGCGATGACGGCCGAGGCCGAGCGGTACGGCCTCGCCCAGCCGTCGGGTTCCGGGCTCGGACAGCTGGTGCTCGCCGCGGTCGCCCTCGACCGGGACGAGGCGGACCGTGCCGAGGCCCTCCTCGCCCGGACGTCCGACCAGCCGCCGCCGGACCCGGTGACGGCCGCCGTCAGGCGGGCCGTGACGGCCGGCGTGCTCCTGGCCCGGGGCCGTACGCGGGAGGCGCTGGCCGTCGCGGCCCGGCCCGTCCCCGCCGCCGAGGCATCGCCCTGGGCGCAGGGCCGTGCCGCCCTGGCCGCTTCGGAAGCCCATCTGGCCGAGGGCCGCCCGGACGCGGCCGTCGAAGTCCTCCGCCAGGTCGTCGGCGAGCTGCCGGAGTGCACCGTCGGCGCGGCGCGGGCCCACCTCGCCGCCGGCGACCCCGGCACGGCCCTCCGCCTGCTCGACGGCCTCGCGGCCCACGGGAGCGCCGGCCCGGGGGTGCTCGTACCGGCCGCGTTGGTACGGGCACAGGCGGCGGCGCTGGAGGGGGACACCGCCACCGCCCGCAGGATGGTCGCCCAGGCCCTCGCCGAGGGGCGCCGCGAGGAGCTCAGGCGCGCCTTCCGGGCCGCCGGACCCTGGATCGCTCCCTTCCTGGCCGAGCCCCCGCTGCGGGCGTCGGCCGCCGGATGGCTCGTACCCGAATCCGAGTCGTACGGCGGGACGGAGCGGGACGGACGCGGAACCGGGCCGGGCGCGCCGGTGGAGCAGCTCAGCGGACGGGAGCGGGAGGTCCTGGAGCGGCTCGCCCGGGCGATGTCGACCGAGGACATCGCCGCCGACCTGTTCGTGTCCGTGAACACGGTGAAGACCCACCTCAAGAGCGCCTACCGGAAGCTGTCGGTGCACCGGCGCAACGACGCCGTCCGCCGTGCCCGCGAGCTGCGGCTGCTGTGACCGGACGCCGGGCACCGCGGGGCGCACCCGTCCCGCGGCCCTCCCTCACCCGCGCCGGGTGAGGCGGACGGTGACCGTTTCGGATGTGATGGCGGCGAGGGTGGACTCGACCTTCCGCTGCCGCCGACACCGGCGGCCGAGCCCGGCGAGGTGGCGACCGTGAAGAAGTGGCGCGCTCTGATCGTGCTGGGGACGGCCCAGTTCCTGATGGTGCTCGACACCGCCGTCATGAACGTCTCCATCAGCCAGCTGGTCGAGGACTTCGACACCGAGGTGACCGCCATCCAGGCCGTCATCACCCTGTACGCCCTGGTCATGGCCGCCTTCATGATCATCGGAGGCAGGATCGGGGACATCCTGGGCCGTCGCCGCGTCTTCCTGATCGGCATGACCGTCTACGGCGTCGGATCGGCCCTGACCGCCGTGGCGCCCCGTCTGTGGGTCCTGGCCCTGGGATGGTCGGTCATCGAGGGGCTCGGCGCCGCCCTGGTGCTGCCGTCCATGGCGGCCCTCGTCGCCGAGTCCTACCGGGGCCGCGACCGCTCTGTCGCGTACGGCGTCGTCGGGGGCCTGGCCGGTGCCGGCATCGCGGTCGGCCCGCTGCTCGGCGGCTGGGTGACGACGTACCTCACCTGGCGCCTGGTCTTCGCGGGCGAGGTCGTGGTGGTGCTGGCCGTGCTGCTCCTGCGGCGGGCGGTCCCGGAGACGCCCCGGCCGAGCCGGCGCCCCGGTCTGGACGTCGTCGGTGCCGTGCTGTCGGCGGCCGGTCTGGGCCTCGGCGTGCTCGGCGTGCTGCAGAGCAGCAGCTGGGGATGGGTGGAGCCGCGCAACCCGCCCTTCACCGTCTTCGGCTTCGCCCCCACGCTGTTCGTGGTCGGGGCCGGTGTGGTGGTCCTCTTCCTCTTCCGGGTCTGGGAGGAGCGGCGGGAGGCCGCCGGCGCCGACCCCCTGGTCCATCTGGCCCTGTTCCACAAGCCCCCGCTGCGCTCGGGGCTGATGACCCTGCTGAGCCAGAACCTCATCCTGCTGGGGCTGTTCTTCACCATCCCGCTCTATCTGCAGGTGGTGCAGGGGCTCGACGCCTTCGAGACGGGACTGCGGCTGCTGCCGGTCTCCGTCACCATGCTCGCGGCCTCCCTTGGCGCGGCGAAGCTCGGACGCAGGCTGGGACCGAAGCGGATCGTACGGATGGCCCTGGTGCTGCTCCTCGCCGCCATCGCCTGGCTCCTCGGCACCATCGACCCGGTCATCGACGACAGCCAGTTCTTCGCGGCCATGGCGCTCCTCGGCCTGGGCATGGGGCTGCTCGCCTCGCAGCTCGGCAACGTCGTCCAGTCCAGCGTCGGGGAGCGGGAGCGCAGCGAGGTCGGCGGTCTGCAGTTCACCGCCCAGAACCTGGGGTCCGCGCTGGGCACGGCCCTCATCGGGTCCCTGCTGATCGGGGCCCTGGCCCAGGCCTTCACCACCCGGGTGGAGGACGACCCGAGGCTTTCGGACGAGGCGCGCCTGCAGACGAGCGTCGCACTGGAGGCCGGGATCAGCTTCGTCCCCACCGACCAGGTCCGTGCGGCGGCGGAGGACGCGGGACTTCCGCCCCAGGAGGTGGACGCCGTCACCGACTCGTACGCCTCGGCCCAGCTGGCCGGCCTCAAGGCGGCCATCCTCGCGACCGGGGGCATCACCCTGGCGAGCTTCCTGGTGACGCGCGGCCTCCCCGGTGCGGGCGGGGCCACCGGTGCGGAAGGGGCCACGGGCGCAAATGGGGTCGCTGGTACGGGTGGGGACACCGGTACGGGCGGGGCCGCGGCGGACGGCCCCGCGGGTGCGGGCCGCCGCCGCGACACCGAAGGTCCCGCGCCGTCGGAGCCCGGTTCCGAGGGCCCCTGAGTCACCCGCGCAGGGTGAGGCAGCCGGAGACGCGCAGACGGACCATCGCATCAGGGCCCGACCGGCCCTGTGACAGCCACCCCCACCACGGGAAGGGCAGATCATGCAGTACGAGATCCGGATCGACGGGCTCATGTCGGAGACGCTGATCGGATCCTTCCCCGAGCTGGAGCACGTGATGATCTCCGGCCAGACGGTGCTGTACGGCCCTCTCGTGGACGAGGCCCACCTCTACGGCCTGCTGGCCCGCTTCCAGTCCCTCGGACTGCACGTGGTGGAACTGCGGCGGCTGCCGGAATGACCGAGACGGACCCCGGCGGAAGCCCGGCGGGAGAAGGAACCGGAAACGGAGCCGAGACATGGACGCACAGATGTACCTCGCCTACGACTATCCGCTGCTGAGCATGTTCTGGACCATGCTGTGGTTCTTCCTGTGGATCCTGTGGTTCATCCTGCTCTTCCGGATCATCGGTGACATCTTCCGCGACGACGCCCTGGGCGGCTGGGGCAAGGCCGGCTGGATGGCGTTCGTCATCCTGCTGCCGTTCCTCGGCGTGCTCGTCTACGTGATCGCCCGCGGCAAGAGCATGGGCCGCCGCGAGATCGACCACGCCCGCGAGAAGCAGCAGGCCTTCGACGCCTACGTCCGCGAGACCGCCGGCGGCGGCAGCAGGCCCAGCCGGGCCGAGGAACTCCACCGGCTCGCCGACCTCCGCACCCGGGGCGACATCAGCGAGGAGGAGTTCCAGCGGGCCAAGGCCCTCGTCCTGAACGACGACCGTCCGTCCACCCCCGCCGGCACCACCACGGCCCCTCAGTGAGACGGGCCGGGGAGAAGGAGAGACCGAGATGAACGCCACGCACACCGCTCCCGCGTCATCGGCGAAGTACGCCTGGGCCGGAGGCCTGCGGATGTTCGCCGCCGTCATGCTCTTCCTCGCGGGACTGCTCGGCATCTTCCGCGGGATCATGGCCATCGCCGAGGACGAGGTCTTCGTCACCACGCGCAACTACGTCTTCCAGTTCGACCTCACCGGTTGGGGCTGGGTCCATCTGGGCCTGGGCATCGTCGCCGTGCTGGTCAGCTTCGGACTCTTCGCGGCGGCAGCCTGGGCGCGGTACACCGGCATCGGCATCGCCGCGCTCGTGATCATCGCCAACTTCCTGTCGCTGCCGTACTACCCGTGGTGGTCCGTCATCGTGATCGTGATGTCCGGGTTCATCATCTGGGCCCTGTGCGTCGACCGGGGCGAGGACGTCGTCGGTCGTCCCACCGACGGGAGGCTGCCGTGAAGGACCTCAAGTTCGAGCAGAAGAGCTCCCTGACCCGTACCGAGGCCGCCGACCAGCTGGAGGCGCTCGCCGACGCGCTCAGGGCGGGTGAGGAGGCCGAGGTTCCGCTGGGCACCGGCGTACTGAGCCTGCGGGTCCCGGAAGAACTCCGCAGCGAGGTGGAGTTCGAGGTCGACGACGGCGAGATCGAGCTGGAGATCGAGCTGAAGTGGCGGACGGGCTCCGGCTCGCGCGACACGGCCGCCCCCGAGGGGAAGGCCGACGAGGCGGAGGCGCCCGAACCGGAGCCCGAGCAGAAGATCAGACCCGAGCCGAAGACCAGGCCCGGGACGAAGAGGGCCGAGGCGAAGAAGACCGAGGCGGGGAAGAAGGCCGAGGCCGGGAGCGCGTCGCCCGCACCCGCCGCCCGGAGACGGAAGGCCACGTCACCGGCCAAGTCCAGGCGCACCGCCGCGAAGGCCGCGTGAGCCGGTCCCCGCTCGGGGTCGGGGTTCTCGTTTCACCCGCTTGACCTGGCTGCCGTGCCGGTGCGGCCGGGCACGAGTTGGGTGGGAACCCCGACCCCCGAGAAGGGTGACCGCCATGTACGAGATGCACATCGCGCCCGACGACTCCAGCGGACTCCTGGTCTGGCACGTGATCGCCAAACAGGCGGACAACAGCCTCTGCGGTCAGGCCGTCGACCGTGGCGCGGACGGGATGCGGACGGACCGGCACTGTCTGTCGTGCATGCGGTCCTTCCAGGAGCTGATGGCCGCGCGGGCCGACTCGTCGGCCGGGGGCCGGCCCGACGGCCTCACCGTCTGATCAGCCGGCGCGCCGTCGCCGCCGCCACCGCCGCCGTGCGCGAGTCCACGCCCAGCTTCGCGAAGATGTGCACCAGGTGGGACTTCACGGTCGCCTGGCTCAGGAAAAGGGCCTTGCTGATCTGCTGGTTCGACAGGCCCTCGCCCACCAGCTGGAGGACCTCCAGCTCCCGCTTGGTCAGGGCCTCCGCCGGGGTCCGCATCCGGTCCATCAGCCGGTGCGCCACCGCCGGTGCGAGGGCCGACTGCCCGGCCGCCGCCGTCCGGACCGCCGCCGCCAGCTCCTCCGGCGGCGCGTCCTTCAGGAGGTAGCCGGAGGCGCCCGCCTCCACCGCCGCCAGGATGTCCGCGTCCGTGTCGTACGTCGTCAGGACCAGCACCTTCGGCCCGCCCGGGACCGCCGTGATCGCCGCCGTCGCCTCCGAGCCGTGCATCCCGGCACCGAACTGCAGGTCCATCAGGACCACGTCCACATCGCCGGCGGCGGCCAGCTCCACCGCGCGCTCGGCCGTGGCCGCCTCCGCGACCACCGCGAAGTCCGGCTCGGTGTCGAGGACCGCGCGCAGGCCCGCCCGTACCACCGGGTGGTCGTCGGCGAGGAGGAGTCGGATGGTCATGCTTCAGGCTCCAGCGGGGAGGGGAAGGGAGACGGCGACGGCGGTGCCCTGGCCGGGCGCCGCCTCGACGGTGAACGTGCCGCCCAGCGACTCCGCCCGCGAGCGCATCGCCGGAAGCCCGAAACCGCCGTCGGACGAGGGGCGTACGGAAGCGGGGTCGAAGCCCAGGCCGTCGTCGACCACGTCCAGGGTCACCGACGCGTCCATGAAGGAGAGGGTGATCTCGGCCCGCGAGGCCGCCGCGTGCCGCACCGTGTTCGCGAGCGCCGACTGCGCGATCCGCAGCAGCGCCACCTCGTACGGGGTCGGCAGCTCCACCGGCGTGCCGCTCACCGAGAAGCGGACCCGGGGCCCCGGCGCTCCGCCCGGCTCGCACAGGCGCTCCAGGGCCCCCGCGAGGGAGCCGTGCTCCAGGTCCGGCGGCGTGAGCGCCCGGACGAAGCGCCGGGCCTCCGCCAGGTTGTCCTGCGCCGCCTCGCGCGCCCGGCCGATGTGGCCCGCGGCGGGGGAGTCCGGCGGAAGCTGCCGCTCGGCCGCCCGCAGCAGCAGCTGGATCGACGACAGGCCCTGCGCGAGCGTGTCGTGGATCTCCCGCGCGAGCCGCTCCCGCTCGGCGAGCGTCCCCGCGTGCCGCTCCGCCGCCGCCAGCTCCGCCCGCGTCTCGATCAGCTCCTCGATGAGCCGGCGCCGCCGCTCGCTCTCCCGGTACAGGGCCTCGTAGCCGAGGACCGTCGCCACCGCGACCGCCGCACCGAGCAGCGGCCCGATGAAGACCCCCGGATTGAGCGGGGCGCCGTGCCCCACGTACGAGAGGATCGCCGCGCCCGCCGTCAGCACCACGGTCGGCAGCGACCAGCGCACCGGCAGCAGGTGCAGCTGGAGGAAGTACAGCGGGAAGGCAAGCCAGAGCGCCTCCGGCGTGAGCCAGAGCAGCACGAGCCAGGACGCTCCGAGGACCGCCAGCCACACCGCGGCGGCCCGCTGCGAGCCCCGCACGGACGGCAGGTACGAGCCCGCCGCGTAGACCGCGCCCATGGCCACCGCCATCACCGTCCCGGCGGTCGAGTCCGCCCGTACCGCCGCCAGGACGAGCAGGCCCGCCATGAGGAGGTGCAGGCAGAGGCGCAGGGCGCGGAGAACGGGGGTGAGGGAGCGGGGATCCATGATTCCTCCAGCGTAGACAGCGGGAGACAATCCGGACTCAACCGAAAGTTTGATTGCGGAGCCATCCGTGGCGCGATGCCCGCGGGGCCCTCGCCGACCACTCTGGTCAGCATGTTCGTGGCATGGAGAGACCTGAGATTCGCCAAGGGGCGTTTCACCCTCATGGGCACCGTGATCGTGCTGATCACCCTGCTCGTGGGACTGCTGTCCGGGCTGACCGCCGGACTCGCGCGAGAGAACATCTCCGCGATCACCGGCCTGCCCGCCGACCGGCTGGCCTTCGCGGCGCCGCCGTCCGGGCAGTCGGCCTCCTTCACCAACTCGACGGTGACGGAGGAGCAGTGGCGCGGGTGGGCGGAGCGGCCCGGCGTGACGGAGGCCGACCCGCTCGGCATCCGTACCCTCAACGCCGCCGCCGGGGACCGCACCGCCGCCGTCTCCGCCTTCGGCACGGAACCGGACGCGGGCCTCGCCCCCGCAACCGTCGGCGCGGGCAAGGCCGTCCTGTCCGAGTCGGCGGCGGAGGAGCTGGCAGTGAAGGCCGGCGACACCGTCCGCCTCGGCCCGCTCGAGGTTACCGTCGCCGCGGTCTCCGGCGACGCCTCGTACAGCCACACCCCCGTGGTGTGGACCTCCCTCGACGACTGGCAGAAGCTCGGCCACAGCGGCCCCGCCTCGCGGGAGGAAGCCACCGTCATCGCGCTCAGCGGCGGCGACGACGTCGACTGGGCGGCCGGCGACAAGGCCGCCGGCACCGAGGCCCGCACCCTCGACGGGGCGCTCACCGCCATAGGGTCCTACCAGTCCGAGAACGGCTCGCTGCAGCTGATGCGCGGCTTCCTCTTCGCCATCTCCGCGCTCGTCATAGGAGCCTTCTTCACCGTCTGGACCATCCAGCGCAGCGGTGACGTCGCCGTCCTCAAGGCGCTCGGCGCCTCCACCCCGTACCTCCTCAAGGACGCCCTCGGGCAGGCCGTCCTCATGCTCACCGCCGGCACCGGGCTCGGCACCGCCCTCGCGGTCGGCATC
The DNA window shown above is from Streptomyces vietnamensis and carries:
- a CDS encoding response regulator, which produces MTIRLLLADDHPVVRAGLRAVLDTEPDFAVVAEAATAERAVELAAAGDVDVVLMDLQFGAGMHGSEATAAITAVPGGPKVLVLTTYDTDADILAAVEAGASGYLLKDAPPEELAAAVRTAAAGQSALAPAVAHRLMDRMRTPAEALTKRELEVLQLVGEGLSNQQISKALFLSQATVKSHLVHIFAKLGVDSRTAAVAAATARRLIRR
- a CDS encoding LuxR C-terminal-related transcriptional regulator: MDVEATGDELPRGAPVPGGPDPLGDPYLRTRFALPSRPGTFLRRDRLVEHLEQALLTPLTVVNGSAGAGKTLLVADWAANLGRPVAWLALDAAVEGPGMFWAHLLQSLNAAGVPAPTAVGFPADATRVPHTLLSRLAWALAGRDRPVTVVIDEFERMTDPEVGRQLEFVLRHARPGLRLVLVSRTEPLLPLHRYRLAGEMTEIRDAELAFTTEEAVDLLELHGLSLSVPVARALVERTRGWAAGLRLSALAARSTPDPERYLKEFEAGRSTIADFLLAEVLERQTPETQDLLLRISVLDRFCPELADELTRRRDAATILAALHRANAFVEDFGQGWYRLHPLFREILRAHLRQRAPGLEQELHRRAAHWLRRFGTLPEMLAHGAAAQDWTYMARALVEDLAIGQLFTGLGSVEPADWFAGMEGEAPDPSLNLVRAACELSRPALDGGLAHLRRAAEQLAADDRGSPAALLSCALLEALAGRLAGSAHQAERATRAARRLMPQLPSRLLDGHPELTALLLTHVGSARLWAGHRDEARAALTAVTRGPRTASTVLPRMEALEHLALVEHLDGRPSAAERKVFAMTAEAERYGLAQPSGSGLGQLVLAAVALDRDEADRAEALLARTSDQPPPDPVTAAVRRAVTAGVLLARGRTREALAVAARPVPAAEASPWAQGRAALAASEAHLAEGRPDAAVEVLRQVVGELPECTVGAARAHLAAGDPGTALRLLDGLAAHGSAGPGVLVPAALVRAQAAALEGDTATARRMVAQALAEGRREELRRAFRAAGPWIAPFLAEPPLRASAAGWLVPESESYGGTERDGRGTGPGAPVEQLSGREREVLERLARAMSTEDIAADLFVSVNTVKTHLKSAYRKLSVHRRNDAVRRARELRLL
- a CDS encoding DUF7144 family membrane protein, producing MNATHTAPASSAKYAWAGGLRMFAAVMLFLAGLLGIFRGIMAIAEDEVFVTTRNYVFQFDLTGWGWVHLGLGIVAVLVSFGLFAAAAWARYTGIGIAALVIIANFLSLPYYPWWSVIVIVMSGFIIWALCVDRGEDVVGRPTDGRLP
- a CDS encoding amphi-Trp domain-containing protein, whose translation is MKDLKFEQKSSLTRTEAADQLEALADALRAGEEAEVPLGTGVLSLRVPEELRSEVEFEVDDGEIELEIELKWRTGSGSRDTAAPEGKADEAEAPEPEPEQKIRPEPKTRPGTKRAEAKKTEAGKKAEAGSASPAPAARRRKATSPAKSRRTAAKAA
- the aceB gene encoding malate synthase A, whose amino-acid sequence is MSAPAPSPLAVVDAEPLPRQEEVLTEAALAFVAELHRRFTPRRDELLARRAERRAEIARTSTLDFLPETAAIRADDSWKVAPAPAALNDRRVEITGPTDRKMTINALNSGAKVWLADFEDASAPTWENVVLGQVNLIDAYTRKIDFTDPKSGKSYALKPADQLATVVMRPRGWHLEERHLTFDGRPVPGALVDFGLYFFHNAQRLIDLGKGPYFYLPKTESHLEARLWNDIFVFAQDYVGIPQGTVRATVLIETITAAYEMEEILYELRDHAAGLNAGRWDYLFSIVKNFRDGGAKFVLPDRNAVTMTAPFMRAYTELLVRTCHKRGAHAIGGMAAFIPSRKDAEVNKVAFEKVKADKDREAGDGFDGSWVAHPDLVPIAMASFDAVLGEKPNQKDRLREDVSVAPGDLIAIDSLDAKPTYDGLRNAVQVGIRYIEAWLRGLGAVAIFNLMEDAATAEISRSQIWQWINAGVVFENGETATPELARKVAAEELAAIRAEIGDEAFAAGKWQQAHDLLLHVSLDADYADFLTLPAYEQLVG
- a CDS encoding MFS transporter, producing the protein MKKWRALIVLGTAQFLMVLDTAVMNVSISQLVEDFDTEVTAIQAVITLYALVMAAFMIIGGRIGDILGRRRVFLIGMTVYGVGSALTAVAPRLWVLALGWSVIEGLGAALVLPSMAALVAESYRGRDRSVAYGVVGGLAGAGIAVGPLLGGWVTTYLTWRLVFAGEVVVVLAVLLLRRAVPETPRPSRRPGLDVVGAVLSAAGLGLGVLGVLQSSSWGWVEPRNPPFTVFGFAPTLFVVGAGVVVLFLFRVWEERREAAGADPLVHLALFHKPPLRSGLMTLLSQNLILLGLFFTIPLYLQVVQGLDAFETGLRLLPVSVTMLAASLGAAKLGRRLGPKRIVRMALVLLLAAIAWLLGTIDPVIDDSQFFAAMALLGLGMGLLASQLGNVVQSSVGERERSEVGGLQFTAQNLGSALGTALIGSLLIGALAQAFTTRVEDDPRLSDEARLQTSVALEAGISFVPTDQVRAAAEDAGLPPQEVDAVTDSYASAQLAGLKAAILATGGITLASFLVTRGLPGAGGATGAEGATGANGVAGTGGDTGTGGAAADGPAGAGRRRDTEGPAPSEPGSEGP
- a CDS encoding DUF5955 family protein; amino-acid sequence: MLRSVGQRRVTGEGMDPRVAELRSAVSRLRRELAALRVDFADRGIAEDELAALDAMALSGDPEVRRLRRSLLLVAGCVGSVSALAEALAGVRRAVELFGPPQPGQ
- a CDS encoding SHOCT domain-containing protein, coding for MDAQMYLAYDYPLLSMFWTMLWFFLWILWFILLFRIIGDIFRDDALGGWGKAGWMAFVILLPFLGVLVYVIARGKSMGRREIDHAREKQQAFDAYVRETAGGGSRPSRAEELHRLADLRTRGDISEEEFQRAKALVLNDDRPSTPAGTTTAPQ
- a CDS encoding nucleotidyltransferase family protein, which translates into the protein MTTTRDRTPVVAGLLLAAGGGRRLGGRPKALLPHRGRPLVEHAVGVLRAAGCEVVHVVLGASAEVVRERAELPGCVLVDNPEWAEGMGASLRVGLGSLAADPRGVDAALVFLVDQPGIGAEAVARVRAAYGSRDSLVAASYEGKRGHPVLFGADRWAGIAEGAVGDRGARDYLAAHRDAITLVDCSDVAEPYDIDTEADLSHLE